CTGGGCCACCCGCCGGCACCTCTTGCTGCTAGCGTGCAGTTGCAAGCCTATTGCAATAAGAAGTCCGGAGGGGATCCCGCCCATGCCCGTCTACACGTTGCCTGAACTTCCCTACGACTACTCCGCGCTCGCCCCCGTGATCAGCCCCGAGATCATCGAGCTGCACCACGACAAGCACCACGCGGCCTATGTGAAAGGCGCCAACGACACGCTGGAGCAGCTTGCCGAGGCGCGGGACAAGGAGACGTGGGGGTCGGTCAACGGGCTGGAGAAGAACCTGGCCTTCCATCTCTCCGGGCACATCCTGCACAGCATCTACTGGCAGAACATGACCGGCCCGAAGGACGGCGGTGGCGAGCCGCTGGCGCAGGACGGTGTGGGTGAGCTCGCGGACGCGATCACCGAGTCCTTCGGTTCCTTCGCGCACTTCAAGGCGCAGCTGACCAAGGCCTCCGCGACCACGCAGGGTTCCGGCTGGGGTGTGCTCGCCTACGAGCCGCTGAGCGGGCGGCTGATCGTGGAGCAGGTCTACGACCACCAGGGCAACGTCGGCCAGGGCGCCACCCCGATCCTCGTCTTCGACGCCTGGGAGCACGCCTTCTACCTTCAGTACCGCAACCAGAAGGTCGACTTCATCGAGGCGATGTGGCAGGTCGTCAACTGGCAGGACGTGGCCCGGCGTTACGAGGCCGCCAGGTCCCGGGCCGATGTGCTGCTGCTGGCGCCCTGACAGCGGCCCGCAGCTGAGTCGTCCTGCCTCGTGATCGTCTTCTCACCCTTCACGAACGGCAGGCGGAAAGAGGGAAGCCCCCGCGAGGACCTGACTCGCGGGGGTTTCCGGTGTGCGCGCTACGGCTTGCGGCCCAGGCCGCCGTGCTGGCCGATCGACTCGGCCGGCGCGCCCGGCCCGGGGTGCCACAGCGGCACCGAGACCACGCCCGGTTCCACCAGCTCCAGGCCCTCGAAGAACGCCTCGATCTGCTCGACCGGCCGCAGGAAGTAGGGGACCGCGCCGGTCTCGTTGTAGGCGTCCTGGGCCTGCTCGTAGGCCGCATCCGTGCCGCGGGAGCCCTCGTTGAGGCAGAGGTAGCTGCCCGGGGGGAGACCGGCCAGGAGGCGGCGGACCAGGTCGCGGGCCTGCTCGTAGTCTGCCACGTGGCCGAGGATGCCGCTGAGGATCAGAGCCGTGGGGCGGGTGAGGTCCAGGGTCTTGCCGGCGGCCGCGAGGATCTCCTCGGGCTCGTGGAGGCTGATGGGCTCGTAGGCCGTCGCGCCCTCGGGGGTGGAGGTGAGCAGGGCGCGGGCGTGCGCGAGGACCAGCGGGTCGTTGTCGACGTAGACGATCCGCGCCTCGGGGGCGAGCCGCTGGGCGACCTCGTGGGTGTTGTCGACGGTCGGCAGGCCGGTGCCGACGTCGAGGAACTGCCGTACGCCGGCCTCCTGGACGAGGTACCGGATGCCGCGGCCGAGGAAGGCGCGGCTGCCGCGGGCGATGGTGACGATGCCGGGGAAGACGGCGGTGTACGCGTCACCGGCCGCCTCGTCCACCGGGTAGTTGTCCTTGCCGCCCAGCCAGTAGTTCCAGATCCGGGCCGAATGCGGCACCGACGTGTCGATCTGCGTCATGTGCTCATAGTGCTACGGCACATCGGTCTCGCACGGCACATTGAGTGAGAGGAGTGCGGCGGAACCGTCGGGGTTCATGCGCAGTTCGCTGATCGCCGCGTTACGGAGCCGTGGGAGCACTCTGCGGTACTCGCCGACCGGGATCGACAGCAGTGTGCACAGCACCAGCCGCAGCAGGGTGTTGTGGGCGACGACCAGGACGCGTTCGCCGGGGTGGGCGGCGGCGATCTCCCGCAGGGCGCGCACCCCGCGGGCCGCTGCGGCCAGCGGGTCCTCCGCGCCGGGGAAGGAGTGCTCCACCGGGTCGGAGCGGTAGGCCGCGGCCCACTCCGGGTCCTCGGCCTCGAACTCGGCGAGGGTGCGGCCCTCGAGTACGCCGAAGTCGCATTCCCGCAGGTGGGGTTCGCTCTGGGAGGTGAGGCCGAGGGCCCGGCAGGCGGGCTCGGCGGTGGCGACGGCGCGGGACAGCGGGGACGTCCAGATCGCGTCGACAGGATGGGCGGCGGCCCACCGGCCGAGGGCCTCGGCCTGGGTGCGGCCGGTGTCGGTGAGGTCGATGTCGCTGATGCCGGCGTAGCGGTTCTCGGCGTGCCAGACGGTCTGTCCGTGACGGACCAGCAGGAGGGTCGTACTCATGATGCGGAAGTATCCCGGCTCAGACGGCTGTGTGCGTGCGCGGCGACCGGGCCGGGCAGCCAGCCGCGGTCACGCAGGGCGTCGACCAGACGCGCGTACGGCTCGGCGAAGGTCGCCGTGCGGCCGGGGCGGGGCTCGACGACGGTCCGCACGCGCACCATGCGTGCGGCGACGTCCGCGAGCGCGCCGGCCCCCGACGTCCCGTACGCGGCCAGCGCCGCCATGCCCAGGGCCGGTTCGGTCTGCTCGGGGACGCGGGCCGGGCGGCCCAGGATGTCGGCGCGCAGCTGGTTCCAGTACGGGCTGCGGGCACCGCCCCCGGTGAAGGTGAGCGGCCCGTCGAGGGGCGCGCCGAGGTGGTGCAGGTAGTCCAGGCACAGGCGTTCGGCGAAGCCGACGCCCTGGAGGAGCGCGGCCCACAGGTCGGCGTCGTCCGCGGGCTCGCCCAGGACGAACGGGGTCGCCTCGGGCGCCCGGAACGGGAACCGCTCCCCCGTTGAGACGAGGGGGTAGGCGAGCGCGCCGGACGGCTCGAACGCCCTGGCCCGTTCGTCCATCGCCGCGGGGTCGGCGTCGGGGACGTGCGCGGCGAGTGCCCCGGCCCCGACGCTCGACGCCCCGCCGGGCAGCCACGTCCCGTCGGGGGCGCGGTGGTTGTAGACCACGCCGGTGGGGTCGCGGACCGGGTCGCGGGCGGCGCCTTTCAGCACGAGCGTGGTGCCGAGCACGGAGTTCCAGGAGCCGGGCCGCAGCGCGCCCGACGCGATCTGGGCCGCGCAGCCGTCGGTCATCCCGGCGAGCACCGGAGTGCCGGCGGGGATGCCGGTGGCGTCGGCGGCGGCCGGGCAGACCTCACCGAGGCGCGTCCCCGGGCGGACGACAGTCGGGAACAGGTCGTCGGGCAGGCGCAATTCGGCCAGGGCGGCCTCCGGCCAGCGGTCGCCTTCGAGGTCGTAGCCCGTCTTCAGGGCATGGCTGGAATCGGCCGGGGGAGGCTGGCCCGTGAGCCGGCAGACCATCAGGTCGGGCTGGTGCGTCAGGCGCAGCGCGGTGCCGCCGTACTCCCCCACCAGCCACATGGCCTTCGGCAGCGCCCAGGTGTCCTGGACCGCCAGCCCCGCCTCCCGGGCCCGCGCGGCCTGCGCCTTCGCCCGCCCGTCGTCGTACATCAGCGCGGGGCTCACGGGCCGGCCCGAGCCGTCCGTCAGCAGCACGGTGCCCGATGTGCCGCACATCGCGAGTCCGCCGACCGGCAGGCCCGGGGGCGCGGAGCCGAGGGCCGCGCGGGACGCCGTGCACAGCGCCGCCCACCAGCGCGGGGGACTCTGCTCGTGCCGCGCCCCGTCCCGCCGCCCGGTCAGCGGGGCCGAGCCGCTGCCGAGGACGGTGCCGTCGGCGGTGACGAGCAGCACGCGGACGCTCTGCGTGCCCAGGTCGATCCCCAGCCAGCCCGCATCCTCGTCCACCATCCGGAACCTCCCACGCCGTCGCAGCCGGATCTGTGAACTTCTCACTGTGCCCCGATATTTTCCCGTGCGCGAGGGATTGACGCCTAACTTCAGCCGTTCCACCCTCTGTTAACGAGTCGACTCGACGTGTTAGCCAGGCTCCCCGCGGAGGTACGGATGAACACGCACGTGCACGACCGCCGGCGCTTCCTCGCCCTCGCCGCCGCTGCGGCCGCCGCCCCGCTGCTCACTGCCTGCGGTGCCGGTTTCGGCGGGAACGACGACAAGAGCGACGGTTCCGCGGCGGACGACGTCACCGGTTCCTTCGACTGGAAGCGGGAGAAGGGCACCACCGTCAAGGCGCTGCTCAACAAGCACCCGTACACGGACGCGCTCATCGCCGACCTGAAGTCCTTCACCGAGCGGACCGGCATCGAGGTCGAGTACGACGTCTTCCCCGAGGACAACTACTTCGACAAGCTCACCGTGGACCTGTCCAGCGGGCGTGCCTCCTACGACGTCTTCATGCTCGGCGCGTACATGGTGTGGCAGTACGGGCCGCCGGGCTGGCTGGAGGACCTCGGCCCCTGGATGCGCAACTCCTCGGCCACGGGTGCCGAATGGGACCAGGCGGACTTCTTCCCCAACCTGCTCCAGGCCGACCAGTGGTCGCTGAAGGCGGGCGCGCCGCTCGGGCAGGGCGGGCAGTACGCGCTGCCCTGGGGCTGGGAGACCAACGTCGTCGCCTACAACACCGAGGTGTTCGGCAGGCTCGGCCTGAAACCGGCCGAGTCCTTCGACGAACTGACCGAGCTCGCCGGGACCATCAAGCGCAAGGCGCCGGGCGCGGGCTTCGACGGCATGTACGGGATCGCCGTGCGCGGTTCCCGGAGCTGGGC
This is a stretch of genomic DNA from Streptomyces hawaiiensis. It encodes these proteins:
- a CDS encoding SAM-dependent methyltransferase, giving the protein MTQIDTSVPHSARIWNYWLGGKDNYPVDEAAGDAYTAVFPGIVTIARGSRAFLGRGIRYLVQEAGVRQFLDVGTGLPTVDNTHEVAQRLAPEARIVYVDNDPLVLAHARALLTSTPEGATAYEPISLHEPEEILAAAGKTLDLTRPTALILSGILGHVADYEQARDLVRRLLAGLPPGSYLCLNEGSRGTDAAYEQAQDAYNETGAVPYFLRPVEQIEAFFEGLELVEPGVVSVPLWHPGPGAPAESIGQHGGLGRKP
- a CDS encoding FGGY-family carbohydrate kinase; this translates as MVDEDAGWLGIDLGTQSVRVLLVTADGTVLGSGSAPLTGRRDGARHEQSPPRWWAALCTASRAALGSAPPGLPVGGLAMCGTSGTVLLTDGSGRPVSPALMYDDGRAKAQAARAREAGLAVQDTWALPKAMWLVGEYGGTALRLTHQPDLMVCRLTGQPPPADSSHALKTGYDLEGDRWPEAALAELRLPDDLFPTVVRPGTRLGEVCPAAADATGIPAGTPVLAGMTDGCAAQIASGALRPGSWNSVLGTTLVLKGAARDPVRDPTGVVYNHRAPDGTWLPGGASSVGAGALAAHVPDADPAAMDERARAFEPSGALAYPLVSTGERFPFRAPEATPFVLGEPADDADLWAALLQGVGFAERLCLDYLHHLGAPLDGPLTFTGGGARSPYWNQLRADILGRPARVPEQTEPALGMAALAAYGTSGAGALADVAARMVRVRTVVEPRPGRTATFAEPYARLVDALRDRGWLPGPVAAHAHSRLSRDTSAS
- a CDS encoding extracellular solute-binding protein — encoded protein: MNTHVHDRRRFLALAAAAAAAPLLTACGAGFGGNDDKSDGSAADDVTGSFDWKREKGTTVKALLNKHPYTDALIADLKSFTERTGIEVEYDVFPEDNYFDKLTVDLSSGRASYDVFMLGAYMVWQYGPPGWLEDLGPWMRNSSATGAEWDQADFFPNLLQADQWSLKAGAPLGQGGQYALPWGWETNVVAYNTEVFGRLGLKPAESFDELTELAGTIKRKAPGAGFDGMYGIAVRGSRSWATIHPGFMTMYARNGLKDFTVDGGKLTPAMNSPEAVAFTEEWARMVKRGGPPSWTSYTWYQCSSDLGAKKAGMLFDADTAAYFQAVKGASPASGKIAFHPGPEGPDGSLATNMWIWSLGMNAKSKKKSASWLFLQWATGKEHLRKSAITHNHIDPVRKSVAEDAAYKDKMRHLPGFLETFETVVDQTKIQFTPQAQFFDATTSWAAALQEIYGGEGAKSVLDGLADDLAGKVG
- a CDS encoding superoxide dismutase, coding for MPVYTLPELPYDYSALAPVISPEIIELHHDKHHAAYVKGANDTLEQLAEARDKETWGSVNGLEKNLAFHLSGHILHSIYWQNMTGPKDGGGEPLAQDGVGELADAITESFGSFAHFKAQLTKASATTQGSGWGVLAYEPLSGRLIVEQVYDHQGNVGQGATPILVFDAWEHAFYLQYRNQKVDFIEAMWQVVNWQDVARRYEAARSRADVLLLAP
- a CDS encoding histidine phosphatase family protein, encoding MSTTLLLVRHGQTVWHAENRYAGISDIDLTDTGRTQAEALGRWAAAHPVDAIWTSPLSRAVATAEPACRALGLTSQSEPHLRECDFGVLEGRTLAEFEAEDPEWAAAYRSDPVEHSFPGAEDPLAAAARGVRALREIAAAHPGERVLVVAHNTLLRLVLCTLLSIPVGEYRRVLPRLRNAAISELRMNPDGSAALLSLNVPCETDVP